The region CACGACGCACCGTCTCTAGAGTCGCGACCGGGCGTTGCTCGTCGTGCTGCGTCGAGGACGCCGTTGATGAAGGAACCGGATTCGTGACTTCCGTACTTCTTGGCGACCTCGATCGCTTCATCGATGACCACCGCCGGTGGAGTCTCCGGCGAGTGAATCAACTCCCAGAGGGCGATTCGCAGGACGTTACGGTCGACGACGGCCATCCGCTCCAACCGCCAGTTCTTGGCAA is a window of Acidobacteriota bacterium DNA encoding:
- the nusB gene encoding transcription antitermination factor NusB; this translates as MGQRRRGREYALQMMFQIDVTDVTPEQVFPTFWEAQNAADEVVHFAETLVSGVTQELGDLDRQLGELAKNWRLERMAVVDRNVLRIALWELIHSPETPPAVVIDEAIEVAKKYGSHESGSFINGVLDAARRATPGRDSRDGAS